The following are encoded in a window of Carya illinoinensis cultivar Pawnee chromosome 15, C.illinoinensisPawnee_v1, whole genome shotgun sequence genomic DNA:
- the LOC122295454 gene encoding formin-like protein 18 isoform X1: MPKLFWFHPLHLHLHLHLLLHPHSLPQLMFLRKFFILQLLHHLQHCCLLEHLLENLAVRAMLPLLPPPTPHTVQTAGPAIPAISSRFNPPSAPAVTSSIRLPPPNPPPPPIPRLPPTPSLKEQIAVRAGHPPPPPPPHSQQIDHRRAYNCEIMLSKVKVSLHDLVDEIDILWNAKDQFPKDFRAEIPFSEMDAAASTVAADISSFEEEGLPVEAFAKVQEFFS; encoded by the exons ATGCCAAAATTGTTTTGGTTTCACCCCctacacctccacctccacctccacctcctcctccacccCCACAGCCTTCCTCAACTGATGTTTCTACGAAAATTTTTCATTCTCCAACTCCTCCACCACCTCCAACACTGCTGCCTCCTTGAGCACCTCCTTGAGAATCTAGCTGTTAGAGCTATGCTGCCTCTGCTTCCGCCTCCAACGCCTCATACCGTGCAAACTGCTGGTCCTGCAATTCCTGCCATAAGTTCAAGGTTTAATCCTCCTTCAGCTCCTGCAGTTACTTCATCAATTAGGCTGCCTCCTCCAAATCCTCCACCGCCTCCAATACCGCGACTTCCTCCAACACCTTCTTTGAAGGAACAGATAGCTGTTAGAGCAGGACATCCTCCACCGCCACCCCCTCCTCATTCTCAGCAG ATTGACCACCGGCGGGCATATAACTGTGAAATCATGCTTTCAAAGGTGAAAGTATCATTGCATGACTTAGTG GATGAAATTGACATATTGTGGAATGCTAAGGATCAATTTCCGAAGGACTTCAGAGCAGAG ATTCCCTTCTCTGAGATGGATGCCGCTGCTTCTACAGTAGCGGCTGATATCTCAAGCTTTGAGGAGGAGGGCCTTCCAGTGGAAGCATTTGCAAAAGTTCAAGAGTTCTTCAGTTGA
- the LOC122295454 gene encoding formin-like protein 6 isoform X2, which translates to MGEALQYRDIDHRRAYNCEIMLSKVKVSLHDLVDEIDILWNAKDQFPKDFRAEIPFSEMDAAASTVAADISSFEEEGLPVEAFAKVQEFFS; encoded by the exons ATGGGGGAGGCTTTGCAGTACAGAGAT ATTGACCACCGGCGGGCATATAACTGTGAAATCATGCTTTCAAAGGTGAAAGTATCATTGCATGACTTAGTG GATGAAATTGACATATTGTGGAATGCTAAGGATCAATTTCCGAAGGACTTCAGAGCAGAG ATTCCCTTCTCTGAGATGGATGCCGCTGCTTCTACAGTAGCGGCTGATATCTCAAGCTTTGAGGAGGAGGGCCTTCCAGTGGAAGCATTTGCAAAAGTTCAAGAGTTCTTCAGTTGA
- the LOC122295458 gene encoding angio-associated migratory cell protein-like — MPPNLAICCLFPEEPDDSVHIFTGHTGEVYTVACSPMDASLVATGGGDDKGFLWRIGHGDWAFELQGMCKVHQLYSFLPCCLQW, encoded by the exons ATGCCTCCCAATCTTGCAATTTGCTGCTTGTTTCCAGAGGAGCCTGATGATTCCGTGCATATATTCACCGGTCATACCG GTGAGGTTTATACAGTTGCCTGCAGCCCAATGGATGCTTCGTTAGTGGCAACTGGGGGTGGAGATGACAAAGGATTTCTTTGGAGGATTGGGCACGGAGATTGGGCTTTTGAGCTCCAAGGTATGTGCAAGGTACACCAGTTATATAGTTTTCTCCCTTGCTGTTTACAGTGGTGA